A region from the Streptomyces sp. 3214.6 genome encodes:
- a CDS encoding ABC transporter substrate-binding protein — translation MRTRITTTAAVAGASALLLSGCGAADMTRQASPFANAQGAKTVTLSVQSWVGAQSNVAVAQYLLEHKLGYRVDTVQVDEIPAWDALSQGRVDAILEDWGHPDQEKRYVDDKKTIARGGDLGVTGHIGWFVPTYLVEQHPDITNWKNLNKYASLFRTAESGGKGQLMDGSPSYVTNDKALVDNLKLDYQVVFAGSEAAQITQIRQFAKEKKPFLTYWYAPQWLFKKVPMTEVKLPAYKEGCDADPAKVACGYPHTPLEKYLNADFATDGGKAAAFLKKFKWTTEDQNEVSLMIADQKLTPEEAAKRWVNSHEPTWKRWLS, via the coding sequence ATGCGTACGCGCATCACGACGACGGCCGCCGTGGCCGGCGCCTCGGCGCTGCTGCTGTCCGGCTGCGGCGCCGCCGACATGACCAGGCAGGCCTCCCCCTTCGCCAACGCGCAGGGCGCGAAGACCGTGACCCTGTCGGTCCAGTCCTGGGTGGGCGCGCAGTCCAACGTAGCCGTCGCCCAGTACCTCCTCGAACACAAGCTCGGCTACCGCGTGGACACCGTGCAGGTCGACGAGATCCCCGCCTGGGACGCGCTCAGCCAGGGCCGGGTCGACGCGATCCTGGAGGACTGGGGCCACCCCGACCAGGAGAAGCGGTACGTCGACGACAAGAAGACGATCGCGCGCGGCGGCGACCTCGGCGTCACCGGGCACATCGGCTGGTTCGTGCCGACATACCTCGTCGAACAGCACCCCGACATCACGAACTGGAAGAACCTCAACAAGTACGCGTCCCTGTTCCGCACCGCCGAGAGCGGCGGCAAGGGCCAGCTCATGGACGGCTCCCCGTCCTACGTCACCAACGACAAGGCCCTGGTCGACAACCTGAAGCTCGACTACCAGGTCGTCTTCGCCGGTTCGGAGGCCGCGCAGATCACCCAGATCCGCCAGTTCGCCAAGGAGAAGAAACCCTTCCTGACGTACTGGTACGCCCCACAGTGGCTGTTCAAGAAGGTCCCGATGACGGAGGTGAAGCTCCCCGCGTACAAGGAGGGCTGCGACGCCGACCCGGCGAAGGTGGCCTGCGGCTACCCGCACACCCCGCTGGAGAAGTACCTCAACGCGGACTTCGCGACGGACGGCGGCAAGGCGGCCGCGTTCCTGAAGAAGTTCAAGTGGACGACGGAGGACCAGAACGAGGTCTCCCTGATGATCGCCGACCAGAAACTCACCCCGGAGGAGGCGGCGAAGAGGTGGGTGAACAGCCACGAGCCCACCTGGAAGCGGTGGCTGTCCTGA